TGGTAAGGAGTACATAGGTGGGTGAGTTAGTCGAGCGATCGCGCCGCATGAGCCGATGGTGGAATCGGTTCATATAACCCGGTAAGTCCCGCAGGAGCAAGGCCACTAGGGGCTGGAACTCACTTGGGCAAGCCGCACGTCCGGGGAGCATGACAGGAGCTGAAGGGCGCTGTTCTACGGGGAAACTGGGAGGGGGGGAACTTGGAGGCTCAGTAGCCGCGATCGCTCCTAAGTGAACATTAAATCCATAGAGAATCGGGATCGCTAACTTAGTAATGCTCCATGACCGCATCTACGTTTCTCCTCACGCTACGCCAGCCAACTCATCACAAATTCGGGTAAAGGCGGCTTCTGGGTCAGGGGCAGCCGTAATCGGACGACCAATCACGAGGTAGCTAGCTCCTGCCTGTAAAGCCTCAGCTGGGGTCATGGCTCTTTTTTGATCCCCTGCTTCTGCCCAAGTCGGACGCACCCCAGGGCAGACTAGGAGGAAATCATCACCGCACGTTCGCCGTAGTTGCTCAGCTTCTTGAGGAGAACAAACTGCTCCTGCTAAGCCGCTCTCTTGGGCTAGTAGAGCCATCTGTAAGGCGAATTCTGGCAGCTCTAAAGGCACCTTTAGCTCAAAGGCCAGCATCCGTGATGACAGGCTGGTCAGAAGAGTGACTGCAATCAAGTTGGGTTCAGGGAGTTCCGCTGCGATCGCGCCTGCTTCAGCGGCTGCTTGAGATGCTTCTAGCGCGGTTTTTCCGGCTGTGGCATGAACGGTCAGCAAATCTACGCCATATTTAGCGGCAGCTCGACAAGCTCCAGCCATTGTATTGGGGATGTCGTGCAGCTTTAGATCTAAAAAAATGCGTTTTTCTCGCTCTTTCAGGGCAGTGAGGATGCCTGGGCCACTACTGACGAAAAGCTCCAAACCCACCTTCCAAAAACTGACCTGAGGCAAGCGATCCACTAGCGCGATCGCCGCTGCCTCGGTGGGCACATCTAGGGGCACAATAATTCGTTCTGAAACTGACATGCGTCCTCACAGTACAAGACGGACAAAGTTCTTTTTGCCGAGCTGTAGCACCCGTCCGTGCAACTCGTCGGCTGAGTCGAAGGTGAGGTCTGCTTGATCCAAGCGATCGCCCTCTAACCTCACAGCCCCTCCCTGAATTTGCCGCCGCGCTTCCGAGCTGGTTTTGCAGAGACCGCTAGCACTGACTAAATAGAACAGCTTAGCGGGAAACTGGATGTCTGCTAAAGAAAACTCTCGAACCGCATTTCCTTGAGTGGTGCCTCCCCCAATCAAATCTAAAGCCGCTTTTTGCGCGGCAAGAGCAGCTTCCGACCCGTGGTACTGTCCCACGACATCTAGGGCCAAATGCTTCTGGCGATCGCGCGGATTTTCGGGCAGCTCGTCTAAGGAGCGATCGGTCAGCAGTTCTAAGTACTGAGGGAACAGCGCATCCGGTACTTTTTCTAGCTTCGAGTACATAGTCAGGGGGTCTTCGAGCAAGCCAATGTAGTTGCCCAAAGACTTAGACATTTTCTGCGCCCCATCAGTTCCAATCAAAATCGGCATCAACAAACCAAACTGAGGCGCTTGACCAAAGTGGCGCTGCAAGTCCCGACCTACGGCAATATTGAATTTCTGATCGGTGCCCCCTAGCTCCACATCTGATTGCACTGCTACCGAGTCGTAGCCCTGCATCAAGGGATAGAGGAATTCATGCAGATAAATTGGATTACCCCGTTCGTAGCGTTCGGCAAAGCCTTCTTTAGCCAGCATTTGCCCCACGGTCATAGTTGAGAGCAAGTCCACAATCTTGGACAAATCTAGCTTGGCAAGCCACTCCGAGTTGTAGCGAATCTCTAAGCGACCTGGTGTGTCAAAGTCGAGAATGGGTCGGACTTGATCGAGATAAGTTTGAGCATTTTGAGCTACGTCTGCTGGCGTTAGCTGTCGGCGCACCTCAGACTTGCCCGTTGGATCGCCAATTTGAGCGGTGAAATCCCCGATAATCAAAACAGCAGTGTGCCCAGCATCCTGAAAGGCTCGCAGCTTTCGTACAGGAATGCTGTGCCCTAGATGAATTTCGGCTCCTGTGGGGTCGATACCAAACTTAATCCGCAATGGCCTGTCCGCTTGGGTTAGGCGTTGAACTAAGTTTTCATCTGGGTCCGTGCTGTCAGCTCGATTCGGGAATATTTCATTCGTCCCCCGATATAGCCATCCGAGGCTAGGCTCAACGCGAGATGCTTCAAAAGAGGTCATACTTTGCAATGTGGCAACGGGGTTCGCTAAACTCACTGGTAATGGATGGCCTAGAGATACGAAAAATCTAAATTTGGGCAAACTGGTGCAGACTCAGTGCCCAAACACTCTATATGGCAAACGCTCAACAGTCAGACTACTATATTGCCAAGATTTCAGAAATACTTGTAGCGGCTCAACCCTAATTTAGAAACTTGATTCACCCTTCTCAATCTGAGGATTGAGGTTAATCTATTCCTGATTTGTTTTGATCGTCTCACCTAAGATAGTTGAACAGATCGTCGGGCCTGCAAATTCTGAGCCAAAATCTACAGAATCTAACAGGATCTGTAAAGATCGCAGCAGGGCGATCGCCGTAAAATTCTCCGGAAGCCCCCGCTTCGGAATGCTTGATCTTAAATAATGCCTTTTGTGTTGAGGAAGTGAAATCGCCGTGTCATCTAACACTATTGGACAGAAGCCATCGACCCACCCAGCACCTGCGTTGCATTTTGTGCAGGCAGTAGCCAAAGTTACGGGCGGAACCCTCCTAGGGATCACGATGCTATCCAGCTCTGTGCTAGCTGGGGGGTTGGTTGGTTTAGCGATTAGCTTCCGTAATCTACCCGACGTCCGTGTCCTTCGTAGCTACGTTCCCACCGAAACTACCCACATCTATGACATTAAGGGCAAGCTGCTGTCCAGTATTCATGGAGAAGCGAACCGAGAAGTTGTCCCCTTAGACAAAGTTTCTCCAGAATTAAAGCGAGCTGTCATCGCTATTGAAGACAGTCACTTCTACTCACACCACGGCATTAACCCCATCGGGGTCGTGCGGGCCTTCATGGCTAACTTGGAGCAGGGCAGAACCGTGGAAGGGGGTTCTACCTTGACCATGCAGTTGGTCAAAAACCTGTTTCTGTCTCCCAAACGGGCTTTTAGCCGCAAAGTGGCAGAGGGAGTTCTAGCTCTACGGCTGGAGCAGATCTTGGGCAAAGACCAGATTCTAGAAATGTACTTGAATCAGGTTTATTGGGGCCATAACACCTATGGGATTGAAACTGCCTCCGAAAGCTATTTTGGCAAGCATGCTTCTGAGCTAAACCTGGCCGAATCTGCCATGATGGCAGGGTTAATTCAGGCTCCAGAAAACTACAGTCCCTTTGTGAACTACAAGCTGGCTAAGCAGCGCCAACTGACTGTGCTACGCCGCATGCGAGATTTGCAATGGATTACTCCTCAAGAGGAAGAAGCTGCCCGTAAGCAACCGCTGAAGTTAGGACAGATTACCTCTTTCCAATCCAGCAATATGCCTTATGTGACTGAGGCTGTGGTTCAAGAATTGACCAAACGCTTTGGTCGAGATGCGGTGCTCAAGGGTGGTATGCGGGTGCAGACTACGATTGACACCAAGCTTCAGCGAATTGCTGAGGATACAGTAACTCGCGGGCACTATCGCCTCTCCTACCTCGCCGATCAAATGGCGCTAGTCGCGGTTGACCCTAGGACTCACTTCGTCAAAGCGATGGTAGGTGGGGTCGATTACAAGAAGAGCCAGTACAATCGAGCAGTGCAAGCCCTGAGACAGCCAGGTTCTGCGTTTAAACCATTTGTTTACTATGCTGCCTTAGCCTCTGGCAAGTATGGCCCTGACTCGACTGTTTATGACTCGCCTGTCAGCTATCCAGATGGCTACGAATACTATTCGCCTCAGAACTACGATGGTACCTTTGCTGGGGCGATGAGTATTCGTCGGGCCTTAGAAATGTCACGAAATATTCCAGCTGTGAAGCTGGGCCAGGAAATTGGCCTAAATAAGGTCATTGAAATTTGTCGGACATTAGGGATTAAGAGCCCAATGGAGCCTGTGGTTTCTTTACCCCTGGGTTCGGTTGACTTGACCCCCCTAGAAATGGCAGGTTCTTATGCCACCTTTGCTAATAATGGTTGGCATTCCGAAACCACCTTTATTGCCCAAGTGACGGATAGTGGCGGCAATTTGCTGTTAGACAATACTCCTAAGCCTCAGTTAGTGCTTGATCCGTGGGCCGCAGCCTCTCTCAATAGTGTGTTACAGGGGGTCGTTGAGCGAGGAACGGGGACAGCGGCCCGTATAGGCCGACCTGCTGCTGGTAAGACAGGCACCACTTCTTCCGAGCGGGATATTTGGTTTGTGGGCTATGTGCCGCAACTGTCAGTGGCAGTTTGGGTGGGAAATGACAACTATTCGCCTCTAGGTTATGGAGCTACAGGAGGAACCTTGGTGGCTCCGATCTGGCGTGACTTTATGGAACAGGCGCTTCAGGGAGTGCCCGCACAGAGTTTCCGACCTGCTTCTGATTTTGATCGGCCTTAAAAGTTGTTTTGAGGAGTGGCGGCAGTTACAGGAGCAGCAGCAAAGCTAGAGTGGGAATGGAGTTAGCCTGACCTGAAGCAATCTCAAAACAAAGCATAATAATGACTTTTTGTTGAAGTTGAAAGTGTTGTTTGATACTTTCAACTTCTTTTTTTAGCTATTGAATTGAGTTGAAATTTTGTTATTAGATATTGTTAACAAGATGCTGTCATTCCTGGAGAGATCGGATATGATCTCTACCGAAGCTAGATTCAATAATGAAACTGTAGAGTAGTTTTCAACTATTACTCTCGTTTAGTCAGAGCTAGCCGGATATTGATTTCGTTCGGTTTGGAGATAATTGTGACTATTTACGTTGGCAACCTGTCTTTTCAGGCTACTGAAGAAGATTTAAAAGAGATCTTTGCTGAGTATGGTAAAGTAAACCGAGTCAGCCTCCCTACAGACCGTGAGACAGGAAGAAAACGGGGATTTGCGTTCGTCGAGATGGAGGATGACGCGAAGGA
This region of Trichocoleus desertorum NBK24 genomic DNA includes:
- the pyrF gene encoding orotidine-5'-phosphate decarboxylase; the protein is MSVSERIIVPLDVPTEAAAIALVDRLPQVSFWKVGLELFVSSGPGILTALKEREKRIFLDLKLHDIPNTMAGACRAAAKYGVDLLTVHATAGKTALEASQAAAEAGAIAAELPEPNLIAVTLLTSLSSRMLAFELKVPLELPEFALQMALLAQESGLAGAVCSPQEAEQLRRTCGDDFLLVCPGVRPTWAEAGDQKRAMTPAEALQAGASYLVIGRPITAAPDPEAAFTRICDELAGVA
- a CDS encoding RNA-binding protein, with translation MTIYVGNLSFQATEEDLKEIFAEYGKVNRVSLPTDRETGRKRGFAFVEMEDDAKEDAAIAALDGAEWLGRELKVNKAKPRESSGASSRDRY
- a CDS encoding penicillin-binding protein 1A; amino-acid sequence: MSSNTIGQKPSTHPAPALHFVQAVAKVTGGTLLGITMLSSSVLAGGLVGLAISFRNLPDVRVLRSYVPTETTHIYDIKGKLLSSIHGEANREVVPLDKVSPELKRAVIAIEDSHFYSHHGINPIGVVRAFMANLEQGRTVEGGSTLTMQLVKNLFLSPKRAFSRKVAEGVLALRLEQILGKDQILEMYLNQVYWGHNTYGIETASESYFGKHASELNLAESAMMAGLIQAPENYSPFVNYKLAKQRQLTVLRRMRDLQWITPQEEEAARKQPLKLGQITSFQSSNMPYVTEAVVQELTKRFGRDAVLKGGMRVQTTIDTKLQRIAEDTVTRGHYRLSYLADQMALVAVDPRTHFVKAMVGGVDYKKSQYNRAVQALRQPGSAFKPFVYYAALASGKYGPDSTVYDSPVSYPDGYEYYSPQNYDGTFAGAMSIRRALEMSRNIPAVKLGQEIGLNKVIEICRTLGIKSPMEPVVSLPLGSVDLTPLEMAGSYATFANNGWHSETTFIAQVTDSGGNLLLDNTPKPQLVLDPWAAASLNSVLQGVVERGTGTAARIGRPAAGKTGTTSSERDIWFVGYVPQLSVAVWVGNDNYSPLGYGATGGTLVAPIWRDFMEQALQGVPAQSFRPASDFDRP
- the tyrS gene encoding tyrosine--tRNA ligase, with amino-acid sequence MTSFEASRVEPSLGWLYRGTNEIFPNRADSTDPDENLVQRLTQADRPLRIKFGIDPTGAEIHLGHSIPVRKLRAFQDAGHTAVLIIGDFTAQIGDPTGKSEVRRQLTPADVAQNAQTYLDQVRPILDFDTPGRLEIRYNSEWLAKLDLSKIVDLLSTMTVGQMLAKEGFAERYERGNPIYLHEFLYPLMQGYDSVAVQSDVELGGTDQKFNIAVGRDLQRHFGQAPQFGLLMPILIGTDGAQKMSKSLGNYIGLLEDPLTMYSKLEKVPDALFPQYLELLTDRSLDELPENPRDRQKHLALDVVGQYHGSEAALAAQKAALDLIGGGTTQGNAVREFSLADIQFPAKLFYLVSASGLCKTSSEARRQIQGGAVRLEGDRLDQADLTFDSADELHGRVLQLGKKNFVRLVL